CTGGACTTGTAAAGAAGCTTATTTAAAAGCAATAGGAGTAGGACTAGTTCAGTTAGAAAAAGTAGAGATTTCTTTATCTCCAGAACAACCAGCAAAACTAATCACTGACGAACAGTGGAGTTTAATTGAACTATTACCTGCTAATAATTATGTTGGTGCAGTTGCTGTAGCAGGTCAAAACTTACATTTAAAATACTGGCAGTATTAAATTTGTTAGTGGGAAGAAGCAGGTGTTTTTTGGATAATGTTGTCAACTAAACCGTAGGCTTTTGCTTCTTCAGCACTCATAACAAAGTCTCTTTCAGAATCAAGTTTAATTCTCTCTTCCGGTTGACCAGTGTTAGCAGCTATTATCCTATTCATAGTTTCTCTGAGATACAAAATTTCTGTAGCTGCTACCTCAATTTCAGTTGCTTTTCCCTCAGTGCTTGTTGATGGTTGACGAATTGTAATTCTTGCGTTTGGGAGAGTGTATCTTTTCCCTTTAGTACCAGAACAAAGCAAGAATGCTGCCGTAGCAGTCGCATTACCAATGCATACAGTACATATATCTGTACGCAGCTGAGTCATAGTGTCATAAACAGCCAAGGCTGCTGTTAAGGAACCTCCAGAACTATTGATATACAATGTAGTATCTTGCTCTGGGTCTTTCGCATCAAGAAATAGCATTTGTGCCACAATTAAATTCGCTATTTCTTCTGTTAATTCCCCACGTAAAAAGATAATTCTTTCTGCAAGCAATCGGGAATAAATATCAAACTGTATTTCTTCTTGCTGGGATGGTTGAATAATAGTTGCAAAGCCGATTTGAGATGGAGAGTTCATAGTTACTAGCTCCAAAAGGTAAGATTTATTTTTTAATAAACCACAGAAAACGCAGAGAACGTGGAGGAAGAGAATTACTATTTGTTAGGTTGATGCTTCCTCAAATACTCCCATTTCTCCAAGGCGGATGGTAATGATTTCTACGTCTGTAATTGCTTTGTGGGGGCCATTTTTGGTATTAGCTGGTGTAAACCAAAATGTTCCCGATGTGCATTGGCGTCCATTGGTTTCGATTATTCCTTTGAGAACATAGACGTATTCATCACAAGGATGGTAATGAACGGGAATTACTGTGTCAGCAGTCATCCGTAATTTATGAATTGAGCCTTGCGCTATTGGTTCTGCTAGTGGCAGTATTTGTGTTCCCGGGAATTGCTCAATTTCTAGCCACTGTTTATTGTTTGTATCAATAAAAGTTTGTTCGACCATATTTGATTTCCTAAGTGTGAAATTTATCTGACCAGAGTTTGTAATACTGCCAAGCTTCTGTTGTATCCACCTCTGGCATGTGTTTTTTCACTAGGGCAAATGTTTCCTCTATCAATTCACCAAGGTGGTTAACCGCTAACTGAGGTTCTTCACAAAAAATCTGCTTGAGACGAAATGAGAGATTATTGGGAGCGATCGCCATTTGATTGATGAACTTATCCATCCCTTTAAATGGGACAGAATCAACGGGATGATAGAAGCAATTTAAGCCCAACAACACTCCAATGATATTCTTGACTCCCTTCAATAATTCCTCATGAAGAAAAAGCACATCATTTCTTTCTATTCCATAAAGTTGTAACACCCACAAACCGCGAAAATGCAAACGCTTTTTCACCATTGCTTGAGCTAACTTATCGGGATAGTTTGCTACCTTTGTCTGCCATTGTTTAATTAATTCAGTATTATGCAACGGCAGCATATCAACAATGCCAGCTAGCACATTCAGCAGAGGATCGTCAGGCTTGCATTTCTCCAGCACCTTGTCTATGTCGCGCTCACAACACTCGATGGTGATATGACCAAAATCGCACTTGACGCCTTGAACAAAGTATTGTTCGACTATGTATCCTGCTTGGCGATCGCTACCATAAAGTCTATAGTCTGATCCTTGATTGTGTTCATACGCTGTTTTCAGTTCTTCATCAGATGGTAGTTTCCAGTAATAAATGCTCATGTCAATATCCGAGTAGGTATCAGCTTGTCCACGAGCAACAGAACCAACAACACCAATAGCCCTAACTTTCGGATTAACTAGGTAGCTGGCTGCATTTGTGCGCGCCAAAGCAAGCAGCTGTTTATTGGCGTCGTTCATTTTTCTCTCCCTGTTAATCTGGCTATTTATTGTTACTGGCAAAACTAACTAAGACCTTTGGCATTGTTTCACTTAGCCTATAGTCCCACCCACCATTGAGAAAGGAACTGAAAATTACACTATCTAATGCTTCATACCTAGCAACAGGTATGGGCGATAACACGGTACTGTGAGCAGTTTCTGCTGTAGACTCATGCATAAAACGACTTTGCCACGGTTGAGAAAGGCGCATCGGTTCATGTAGAGACGGGTCATGGCGCGTCTGGTCAGGTTTGTGACTCAATCCTTTATGCTCAAGTTGCAGTCGAGTACCTCCATCCACAGGTTTTAACGTCCAAATCACAATTGAAGGCCCATGCATCATACTATCTTGCCAAGTGAAGGAAAGGCGCTTTGGCTCATCAAGTTCAATCACCTCACAATCAATGCTTTCACTTAATCCTGGTAGTGATGAGTAGAGAAATCGGAATTTATGTCCCACACGTGGCTCAAAGTCATTTTCCATCAGCCATGCAGCAAGAGTGTGGCGGTTAGTGAGAACCTGCCAAATTCGTTGGGGGGGATAGGGATAGAAAACTTCCTTCTTCAAGTCTCGGAGCATTGATTTTCCTCCAAATAGTTGCCAAGGGCATCTAGTTTTTCTTGCCAGAACTGCTCGTAATCAGCGATCCAGTCAGATATCTGCTTCAGTGGCTCCGGGTTCAGCCGATACAGGCGCTGTCGCCCTGCTTTCCGCATTTGTACTAAGCCTGCTTCGCAAAGAACTTGTAAATGCTGAGAAATGGCTGGCAAGCTCATCGCAAATGGCTCAGCCAGTTGTTTTACTGGTTGCTCGCCAGTACGTAACAGATCCAATAGTGCCCTGCGTGTGGGATCTGCGATCGCCACAAACACATCAGCACTAGCAGCAGGTCTACTCATTCAAATTAACCATATATTTAAGCAAACGCTTAACTATTTTTAGAATATATAAGCAATTGCTTAAATGTCAACTACTCATAAAAAGACGGTGGGCAAGCCCGTTCCTTCTAGGGTATTTTGCCTTTTTGGCGATCGCTAATAGCTTGTGATCTGCTAGCCAAGAAGAGATTTAGTTTAAAACTAGCTCAACAATAAAAATCTAATTTAAAAGCTTTAAGACAACCGACTTTTATCAAAAAACCTTCCATTAGCAAGAGGTGAGAGAATTTTAAGCTTTCTAGGATAGGTGGATACATTGATCACTGAACTACTAACCACTTTGTTACGCAGTAATTCATAAAAACAGAAATGAAGGTTCCACCAGAAATTACTTATCGCAACGTAGATAAAACAGATGCTCTTGATGCTCTAGTTAATGAAAAAATAACCAAACTGGAACAAGTTTGTGATTACATCAGTAGCTGTCACATCGTAATTGAAAAAATTCACGATCGCCCCCGTTCTGGCTCGCCGTACCGAGTGCGAATTGATATGACGGTACCCCCCGGTCATGAACTTGTGGCGGAAAGCAATCCACCAAATGTTAACCAGTATCCACCTTTGGAGTCAGTAATTCGAGATGCTTTTCATGCAGCTACTCGCCAGTTGCGAGAACTCGCCAGACAACAGCGTGAAAGCGATAAATCCAAAACCAACGATAGCGCCCAACAGACAACGGCACTTGTTACCAAGTTATTTCTAGAACAGGGTTACGGCTTCATGAAAACTTTGGACGGTCAGGAAGTTTACTTCCACCGTAACAGTGTACTTCATGATGACTTTGACCGTTTAGAAATTGGTACGGGTGTGCATTGCTTTGTGGAACTCGGTGAAGAAGGACCCCAAGCCAGCACGGTGAAGATTGTTGACAAACCCGGCGTTGGTGCTGGGAAGGCAGAACAAACGATTGTTGAACTGCCATTGGGGTGGCAGGAGTGACACCGTTGATAAATCAGTGAACAGTGATCAGTGAACAGTTATCAGTTATTAATTACTGTTCACTGTAAAAGTGAGTTTGAAAAACATTTTTTGTTCAAATCATCCGAAAAACTAAAATCCTAATTTGTAGATGAGAGTAATCAAACATCAAGAGCCATGATGAACAGTATTACTCAAAAACAGAAAAAGCCTTTTTCTCTATTATTAGCTAGTGTTTGTGGAGCAGCTTCATTATTAAGTGGAATCTTAGGGATATCCTCATCTGCTACTGCTTCTCAACCAACATTATTTTCATGCAGCGCGAAGAATGTCATTGTTGAGGTTAAACGTTCAAACAATGGTACGCTGCGTTATGAAGCATATAACATTCCTACTAATCTTAAACGTCCGGATCTTGCGATTAATAATGGTACAATTAGGCGTGGTCAGAATGGGGAAACTCTTTACAGTTTTAGAAATAATATCTATCAGTATGTTGCAGTAAAAGATAGTGGTTACGGTAAAGTTTTAGTTTATAAAAATGCTAAACTTATTGGCACAAATTATTGTGGAGATATTTAATAATTATGGAATAGAGTAATCCTATTTGATTTGTGAAAAAGCAGAAATTTGAGAGATCAAGGAATAGAGAAAAAGAAGATAAGGAGGAGATATTTCACAACTCCTTGATCTGAATTTCTCACCACAACCTCACAAAGGCTTAGAGTTCCTTTAGTTATTTAAGGTCTGGCTATCCGTGTTTGCTAGCCATTCTCGAATATATTCCATACCTTCTTCTAGAGTTATTTTCGGTTCATATCCTAGCTGGGTTTGTGCTTTTTTGATGGAATAAGCATGAGGACTGGTGGAAAAATCTACAGCTGCTGGAAAAATAACAGGTTGTTTACCCAAAATTCTCATTCTTAACCACTCTAAGCGAATTAGAGATTTGACAATTGGTGCTGGTAGAGACAATGGCGGGGGTACATTTCCAGCTTTAGCCAAACGTGTGTAGTATTCTTTCCAAGAAGTTTCCTGTCCATCAGAAATATTGAAAGCATCTCCGTACGCCTCTTTTTCTATAGCAAGGAAGATTCCGTCGATTAAATTATCTATATATAAATGATTCATAACTCCCCCTCCAGCATCTGGTATGACAAATCTTTTTTGGCGCATTAGTGAAAGGGGACGGATAACCCAGGGGTTGCTTCTTGGCCCATAAACAGCCGTAGGTCTGATAATGATCACCCCAAAATCTGGTGGTGCGTTCAGCTTCAAGATTTCTGCTTCACTTTCTATTTTCGTCAAAGAATATGGATTGTTTTCGCTGCGGAGTGGCCCTTCTTCTGTAACTTGATTGGGGTAGGTGAAGCCATATACTATGACGCTTGAGAGATGGACAAAAGTCTTAACACCAGCGTTTATGGCTGCTCTCGCTATATTGAGAGTACCACCAACATTGACATTACGAAACTCCTCGAGCGATCCTCCTTCTTTGACAAGGGCGGCTGTATGCAGAATAATGTCTACTCCTTGACAAGCTTCCTGTGCCACAATCGGATCACAAATGCTACCAACAATTACTGTTGCGCCTAGACTCTGGGCGATTTTGGCGTTATTGGGATCATTCTCTATTCCTCTAACATGCATTCCTCGTGCGATCGCGAGTTCGGTAGTTCGCAAGCCAATAAATCCACCTATTCCTGTGATCAGGATGGTTTTATTTGTGAGGTTCATAAATACAGATATCCTTTGTGAAAAAAGAGAGTATTTGTTCTTAATTTCATGAACAAATATTCCAGAAGTCTTTTTTTAAGTATTTTTTTGGAGGGAATGAGATACGCAAAGTTGGAGTAGAAGTAAAAAATTTTGTCCTCCTACTCATGGTAAAGATACTTCAAATTAATGCAATCTGTCAGGTGGCGTATCTCTTGAATAGATTTTTAGAAAATATGCTTATGAGAACATTTTATTTATTTTGTTTAGTATTTTAATTAACATATTTTTACTAATTAGCTAAATATAAAAAAACAGTTGAAGCGGGTTGAAAACATTAAGTTATCTCTGATATAAGTTAAGTTGAATCTATGACCAAAATCATTGTTTTTAAATCGAACACAGATGCACACAGATAAACACCGATAGACACAGATAGATTATCTGTATGCATTTGTAGATTTGTTATGCTACATTTAGAAAACCCTTCTGAAGTAAGTAGGTAGAATAGGTCATAAACAATTGTGTATCCATTGGTGGGCAAACAATACCACTACCAGCCAGTGCATTTAGGGTTGCTTCACAATTAATGATTGGTCTTCTACTTTGTAGATACAAATCGGGAATTGTGATTTGTTCTTCTGACCAACGTTCTAATAAGAAAGGTCGTAGGGTATATAAAGGATTTTCTGCTGAGGAGATATCATTAATTAACTTAGTTTGCCATTCTTGATAAGGAATTGCTTCAATAGCAAAACCAAGAGAATGCATCCACTCAAGTAAATTAGATAAAGGAACAGGTACGGGATGCTGTAGATGAAAAGCTTTACCTAGAGATTCTTTTTGTTTAGAAAGATAAACAATGGCTTTGCTGACATAATCAACGGGTGATGCATCCAACCGATAATCTACATCTGGGAAGTATCCCATCTGAATACAACCTTTAATGACTAAGTTGATAAAATCATCTGTATTGCAAGCACCTGTTTTGCTATCTCCTGCAATTAAAGGTGGTCTGTGGATAGTTACAGGGAGTCCGCGATCGCGAGCAATTGTAACTAATTTTTCTGCTACCCATTTTGTTTGCGAGTAACCCAGAAAAATACCTTGCCAATGCTCAAAGCTATCATCTTCTTTGACAACTTTGCCAGCATAAAATGGCGATTCAAATACAGCGACACTGGAAACATAATGTAGTGGCTTGATTTTCAAAAGACACGCCAAACGCAATACTTCTTGTGTGCCTAAAACATTTGGTGTTTTGAGTGCAGAATAAGGATATACATAGTTTAGTGTTGCCGCACTGTGATAAATACTATCAAGATTAGCAGCTAGCATTTCAAAGGCTTCTTTGCTAATTCCTAATAGTGGTTGAGATAAATCACCGATAACTGGGATAATTCTGGGACGAAAAACTTCATTCCAAACTCCATAACTTTGCAAGTTGTTCTTAAGTTTTTGCTTGCCTTCTTCTGGATGAGAAGCACGTACTAAACAATAAATATCGGCATTGGTTTGTTGTAGGAGTTCGTAGATTAAAAAAGCTCCTAAAAATCCTGTTCCACCTGTTAAAAATACGTTCTTTGGTTCAGTTGTAAACACAAAAGAACTAGATGTAGGGCGAATATTTGAGTCGAGAACTGCTTCAGCACTTAAATCTAAGACAGGAGTAGTATTTTTAACCGCTACAGTGTCTTCTAAATCTGCTGCTAATTCTTGTGATTCTTCAGCTAAACGCTGAGAAAGTGAAGCAATAGTTGGATAATGCCATAATAGTGTCGGAGCTACTTTAAATCCAAGCATTTTTTCGGCTTTGGTAACAAGTAGCATCGCCTGAGTAGAATCTAAACCATAACTATCCAATGGTTGTTCTACATCAATTTGGTTTGGTTCTGTTTTGATAACTTCAGCAAGATTAGATAGTAACCAAGCTTGAATTTCTGCTGCTGTTAAAGATTTTTTTGCTGTCATCATATTTAGGCTTCCAATGTAGAATTAACAGGAGTATACTGACTGTAGTAATTTGGAATTTGCAGCCCTTGAGTTTTCAAACTTTGAATTCGGTATAAGTAGGCAGTTCCCATCATGATGTGGTTCGCAACATCCACGACACGACGATGATTTGGATCTGCTAGATAGGAACCTCGTACCCAGTCATTAAAACTACCTATTGCTGGACCACACCAAATTTGATAATCAACTTCTCGACCTTTTTCTCCAGCATGAGACCAACGAGAAGATAACCCTAAATACCAACGAAAAATTAACGCCATTTTCAATTTAGGATTATTCACAGCTTTCCCCAATTTCTCTGGATTTTTTTGAGATAAATAAGAAGCTGTTTCTTCCCAAACTTGAGCAAGTGGCTTACGAAAAACTTGTTTTTCTAGTTTCTCTCTTTCTTGAGTCGGAATCTCATCAATTGAGTTATAATTCCTGTAAATTTCATATAATTTTTGAGCGCGGAGAGGAAACATTGTACCGCGTTTGAGGACTTGCAGTTTTACCCCCATTTCAAACATATCTGCGGCTGGGGCCATCATCACATCAGCCATATCTGCTTGTGCTAACAATTGCTTAGTATGCTGACAACTTCCGGCTTCAATACATGATTGATTAATTGAACCAGTCACCACATATGCAGCACCCATCATAAAAGCAGCTAGTGCAGATTGTGGTGTAGCAATTCCACCTGCAACTCCAACTCGAATCGGTTTTTCATAGTTGTACTGTGCTTGAATTTCATCCCGCAAAGCGACAATTGAAGGTAACAAACAAACCAGTGGACGATTATCAGTATGACCACCAGAATCTGCTTCTGCTGTAATATCATCAGCAAGAGGAATTTTGGTTGCTAAATTAGCTTGTAATTCACTAATTAATCCTTGTGCAACCAATTCTTGCAGGATTTTTTGCGGTGCTGGTTGCATAAATTTACTTGCAACTTCACGGCGGGAAATTTTCGCAATGATTTTGTTTTTTATTTCAATTTCATTAGTTGAATTGACACCTAATCCTGCGGCACGATAATAAACTATGTTGGAAGTAATATCTAAAAAAGCTGAAGCTTCTATGGTTCTTACCCCATATTTGAGGTATAAATCTACAGCACCACGTTCTAGTGCAGGTTCATTAGGACTATGAATTAAATTGAAAGCATAAGGTTCATTTGGTAAGGCGTATTGGATGCGGTTAATAGCTATTTCCAAGCGATTTGGCAGTAAACCACCTGCACCAAAGGAACCTAAAATTCCCTCTTTTCCTAAAGCAATGATCATTTCTTCTGAGGCGATACCACCAGCCATTGCACCGGTAGTATAGGCATATTTCACACCATGAAAAGTAAGAAAATTGGGATCTCCTAATTGTTGTAACCTGATAGGTGGAATCACCATCAAAAGTTCAATTTGTCCTGTTTTACTATTATCAAGAGGAGACAAATAACCGTCGTTGGTGACGCCAATTTTGCCGTCAACTCTCACAATATAACAAAGTTTATCTAAAGATAGGAGTTTTTCTTTGATTTTGCCGGGTTCAAAGGCTACGCAATCTAAAGAACCTTTCCATACTTGATTAAAGTTGCAGAGAGAACCATAAAATTCAAGACCGTTCTCTAGTAGCACATCTACTGTTTTCACCGTAGTGATTCCTCAAATTAAAATATCTAATGAAAAGAGGGGGTTAGGAATGAACTATAAAGGACACAAAGGACACAAAGAAAAAATTTCAAGTAAGGGATTAGTTGTGATTTACGAGAAAATTGCTTGCTAAAATCTTTGCGAACTTTGTGTTCTTTGTGGTTCGTTAGATCAAACACTATCTGGGTGGTAATAAAATATTTTCCAGCAACCTTTACTCACTCAGTAAATTTTCAGCGCAAGCGAGTTGTAGTTGAATTAGTTCGCTGATTTGTTTGCTGAATTCTTGACGAGATTGTAAGAAAGCGTCATGGGTTTTATGAACTTGGAAATTATTGGCGTTAAGTTGTTGGTAATGAGATTGATTAAGGAGAGTAATAGGTTGGGTTGACTCAACAAATTGTACTTCTGCTTTTGGCTCTAAGCTGTTATCCATGATATTTTGTATTGGCATTTTTTCTGGTTGAGTCGCAGGGGGGTTGCTGGGTTGAGATTTTTTGGTAGTTGTGGAGATGTTGCGGAAGAGTTGTTTGTTTTCTTCTGTCAAGATTTTGTCGGTGATGCTTTGTCCACCCAAGGTGACTTTTTTGAGGGTGAGTTTGGATTTTTTATTAGTTTCTGTTACCTGGGTATAGAGTGGCGAGAGGTCAACTGATATTTGATGGCTGACGAGTTTTGCTAGGGCTTTGATGATACCGCTATGGTCGTCTAAACCTCTGCGATTGAGGGATATGGTGATGTGTTCTTTGTTGCTAAGAATTTTATCTATCCAGCGTGAACAAATGTTACCTGCACCTGTTTCGATAAAGATTCTCGCCCCATCGTCGTAGACTCGGTTGACTAGGCGAGGAAAATCTAGCTGTTGCGATAAACCTGTGGCGATACTGTTAGCGATCGCCCCACTCTCTAGTCTCACCGGACCATACTCAGCAGCAGAGTAGAGGGTGACATCTGGTAAGTTTTTCTGGATGGGTAAGGTGTTGACTCTGGCAATTTCGTTATACTCGGAACCCATCGCCTCGCAATGGATCACGTGATCGAAGGGGGCGCGGAAGGCGTTACAGCCTAATATTTGAATGATTCTTTCACAAGCTGCTGGTTGACCAGCGATGACGACTTCTTCTGGTGTGTTGATTTGGGTTAAAAAGACGCGCTTCTCATGTTTGAGGTATTCTCTGACTTGGGATGGGGTTGTCATGAGAACATAGTTCGCCCAGAGGTTATTGTCTTGGGTTGGTGGTAATTGCCAATACTGACGGACGGCGTTTTTTGCACCAGATAATCTGTCGGCGAATAGGGGGGAGGCGTGAAGGGCGCGGATTCCTTGGGTGAAGTTATCCCAGACACCAATAGCAGACATCATACTGGTTTCACCCAAGCTGTAACCAAAGACAAATTCG
Above is a genomic segment from Fischerella sp. JS2 containing:
- a CDS encoding HPF/RaiA family ribosome-associated protein, translated to MKVPPEITYRNVDKTDALDALVNEKITKLEQVCDYISSCHIVIEKIHDRPRSGSPYRVRIDMTVPPGHELVAESNPPNVNQYPPLESVIRDAFHAATRQLRELARQQRESDKSKTNDSAQQTTALVTKLFLEQGYGFMKTLDGQEVYFHRNSVLHDDFDRLEIGTGVHCFVELGEEGPQASTVKIVDKPGVGAGKAEQTIVELPLGWQE
- a CDS encoding NAD-dependent epimerase/dehydratase family protein, whose protein sequence is MNLTNKTILITGIGGFIGLRTTELAIARGMHVRGIENDPNNAKIAQSLGATVIVGSICDPIVAQEACQGVDIILHTAALVKEGGSLEEFRNVNVGGTLNIARAAINAGVKTFVHLSSVIVYGFTYPNQVTEEGPLRSENNPYSLTKIESEAEILKLNAPPDFGVIIIRPTAVYGPRSNPWVIRPLSLMRQKRFVIPDAGGGVMNHLYIDNLIDGIFLAIEKEAYGDAFNISDGQETSWKEYYTRLAKAGNVPPPLSLPAPIVKSLIRLEWLRMRILGKQPVIFPAAVDFSTSPHAYSIKKAQTQLGYEPKITLEEGMEYIREWLANTDSQTLNN
- a CDS encoding thioester reductase domain-containing protein, whose protein sequence is MTAKKSLTAAEIQAWLLSNLAEVIKTEPNQIDVEQPLDSYGLDSTQAMLLVTKAEKMLGFKVAPTLLWHYPTIASLSQRLAEESQELAADLEDTVAVKNTTPVLDLSAEAVLDSNIRPTSSSFVFTTEPKNVFLTGGTGFLGAFLIYELLQQTNADIYCLVRASHPEEGKQKLKNNLQSYGVWNEVFRPRIIPVIGDLSQPLLGISKEAFEMLAANLDSIYHSAATLNYVYPYSALKTPNVLGTQEVLRLACLLKIKPLHYVSSVAVFESPFYAGKVVKEDDSFEHWQGIFLGYSQTKWVAEKLVTIARDRGLPVTIHRPPLIAGDSKTGACNTDDFINLVIKGCIQMGYFPDVDYRLDASPVDYVSKAIVYLSKQKESLGKAFHLQHPVPVPLSNLLEWMHSLGFAIEAIPYQEWQTKLINDISSAENPLYTLRPFLLERWSEEQITIPDLYLQSRRPIINCEATLNALAGSGIVCPPMDTQLFMTYSTYLLQKGFLNVA
- a CDS encoding SRPBCC domain-containing protein — its product is MLRDLKKEVFYPYPPQRIWQVLTNRHTLAAWLMENDFEPRVGHKFRFLYSSLPGLSESIDCEVIELDEPKRLSFTWQDSMMHGPSIVIWTLKPVDGGTRLQLEHKGLSHKPDQTRHDPSLHEPMRLSQPWQSRFMHESTAETAHSTVLSPIPVARYEALDSVIFSSFLNGGWDYRLSETMPKVLVSFASNNK
- a CDS encoding PfaD family polyunsaturated fatty acid/polyketide biosynthesis protein translates to MKTVDVLLENGLEFYGSLCNFNQVWKGSLDCVAFEPGKIKEKLLSLDKLCYIVRVDGKIGVTNDGYLSPLDNSKTGQIELLMVIPPIRLQQLGDPNFLTFHGVKYAYTTGAMAGGIASEEMIIALGKEGILGSFGAGGLLPNRLEIAINRIQYALPNEPYAFNLIHSPNEPALERGAVDLYLKYGVRTIEASAFLDITSNIVYYRAAGLGVNSTNEIEIKNKIIAKISRREVASKFMQPAPQKILQELVAQGLISELQANLATKIPLADDITAEADSGGHTDNRPLVCLLPSIVALRDEIQAQYNYEKPIRVGVAGGIATPQSALAAFMMGAAYVVTGSINQSCIEAGSCQHTKQLLAQADMADVMMAPAADMFEMGVKLQVLKRGTMFPLRAQKLYEIYRNYNSIDEIPTQEREKLEKQVFRKPLAQVWEETASYLSQKNPEKLGKAVNNPKLKMALIFRWYLGLSSRWSHAGEKGREVDYQIWCGPAIGSFNDWVRGSYLADPNHRRVVDVANHIMMGTAYLYRIQSLKTQGLQIPNYYSQYTPVNSTLEA
- a CDS encoding nucleotidyltransferase domain-containing protein; its protein translation is MNDANKQLLALARTNAASYLVNPKVRAIGVVGSVARGQADTYSDIDMSIYYWKLPSDEELKTAYEHNQGSDYRLYGSDRQAGYIVEQYFVQGVKCDFGHITIECCERDIDKVLEKCKPDDPLLNVLAGIVDMLPLHNTELIKQWQTKVANYPDKLAQAMVKKRLHFRGLWVLQLYGIERNDVLFLHEELLKGVKNIIGVLLGLNCFYHPVDSVPFKGMDKFINQMAIAPNNLSFRLKQIFCEEPQLAVNHLGELIEETFALVKKHMPEVDTTEAWQYYKLWSDKFHT
- a CDS encoding cupin domain-containing protein, whose product is MVEQTFIDTNNKQWLEIEQFPGTQILPLAEPIAQGSIHKLRMTADTVIPVHYHPCDEYVYVLKGIIETNGRQCTSGTFWFTPANTKNGPHKAITDVEIITIRLGEMGVFEEAST
- a CDS encoding ArsR/SmtB family transcription factor is translated as MSRPAASADVFVAIADPTRRALLDLLRTGEQPVKQLAEPFAMSLPAISQHLQVLCEAGLVQMRKAGRQRLYRLNPEPLKQISDWIADYEQFWQEKLDALGNYLEENQCSET
- a CDS encoding ATP-dependent Clp protease proteolytic subunit — its product is MNSPSQIGFATIIQPSQQEEIQFDIYSRLLAERIIFLRGELTEEIANLIVAQMLFLDAKDPEQDTTLYINSSGGSLTAALAVYDTMTQLRTDICTVCIGNATATAAFLLCSGTKGKRYTLPNARITIRQPSTSTEGKATEIEVAATEILYLRETMNRIIAANTGQPEERIKLDSERDFVMSAEEAKAYGLVDNIIQKTPASSH